Below is a genomic region from Pirellulales bacterium.
CGAAACCGCAAGCGTGCTATGTCGGCGATTGTAGGGCGAAGCGTTAGCGAGGGATGCGCGCCGCAGGACGTTCGATTCCTGTCAGCGCCCGTCCTCGCTAACGCTTCGGGCTTGTGTCGGCGATTGTGACCCGAAGCGTTAGCGAGGGACGCACGCCGCTGGACGTTCGATTTGTCTCCGAGCTCAAGCGGCGCTCCCACTGGCCGACTTCGCTGGCCAGTGGCACACCCCGGTGCCAAAAAGAGAATCGCAGCGACTGTCAGCGCCCGTGCAGCGTCTGTCAGCGCCTATCCTCGCTAACGCTTCGGGCTTGTGTCGGCGATTGTAGGGCGAAGCGTCTCCCGCTACACTTTCGCGAATTTCGCGATCAGATCGACGGTGCGGCAGCTATAGCCCCATTCGTTGTCGTACCAGCTAATGACCTTCAGCATGTTGCCGTCGAGCACTTGCGTCCAATCGCCGGCAAAGATCGAGCTGTGCGAATCGCCGATGATGTCGCTGGAGACAATCGGATCGTCGGTGTAGGCCAGAATGCCCTTGAGCGGCCCTTCCGCGGCCGACTTGATCGCGGCGTTGACTTCTTCCTTCGTCACCGGCCGTTTCATCACCGCCGTCAGATCGACGACGCTGCCGGTCGGCACCGGCACGCGCAGCGAAATGCCTGTCAGCCGACCTTTCAAATCCGGGATCACCAATCCGACGGCCGAGGCGGCGCCGGTCGTGGTCGGGATGATATTTTGGGCCGCGGAGCGGGCCCGATACGGATCGGCATGCGGCAAGTCTTGCACGCGCTGGTCGTTGGTGTAGGCATGCACGGTGGTCATCAGGCCTTTGTCGATGCCGAACTTTTCGTGCAGCACCTTGGCGACCGGAGCCAAGCAGTTGGTCGTGCAACTGGCGTTCGAGATGCATTTCATTGCCGAGGTGAGCTTGTCGTCGTTCACGCCGAGCACGCAGGTCAGATCGGCCCCATCCTTGGCTGGAGCGCTGAGCACGACCTTCTTGGCTCCGCCTTTCAAATGCGAATCGTAGCCGGCCTTGCCATCCTTGCTGCGGGCGGTGAAGATGCCGGTGCTTTCGACGACCACGTCGGCCTGCAATTCGCCCCATGGCAATTCGGCCGGGTCTCTGACCTTCAGGGCGCGAATCTTGTGGCCATTGACCGTGACCGTCGCGTCGTCGTGCTCGACGGTGCCCTGGAAGCGGCGATGGGTGCTATCGTATTTGAGCAGCGTGGCCAGGGTGCGGGTGTCGGTGATGTCGTTGATCCCGACGACTTCGAATTCATCCGACCGGGCGGTCAAGATGCGAAACACCAAGCGGCCGATACGTCCAAACCCATTGATTCCAACACGAATAGCCACGGCGATTCTCCTTGATTCTTCCTGCACTCTTGTCAAACGGAGCGGATATTATAGGAGGGGCGAGGGGCGAGGGGCTAGGGGCTAGAGAAGGCGGCTGAAGCGTTTTTCCCCATACGGCATGCTTCGCCGCATCGTAAGCCGCACCATTCACAAAGCTTTAATCCCCGGGCGATTGAAGGTAGCTCGATCCATGTCCGAAACGTTAGATCGCCGGCCGTCGTGGCAGCTTCCGACGGGCGTCAGCCGCGGAACTTGGGAATACGCCCATGCCGAACATATCGCACGCGACTACGACGAATACTTTGCATTCAATAGCCTGTTTCAGTTCGATCAGGAAGTTTTGAATCGGCATTTCACGCGCCCCGGATATGTCGTCGATCTCGGCTGCGGCACCGGTCGGGCGCTGCTGCCGCTTCTGCGACGGGGCTTTCGCGGCTTGGCGGTCGATCTGTCGGCCGAGATGCTGGCGGTGGTCGGCGAAAAAGCCGAAGTTGAGCAGTTGCCGGTCGATCGGGTGATGGCCAATTTGGTCGATCTCGATTGCCTGGCCGATGGCATTGCCGACTGCTGCATTTCGATGTTCAGCACGCTCGGCATGATTCGCGGGCGGCCAAATCGCGGTCGTGCATTGGCACACGTTCGCCGCGTGCTCAAGCCCGGCGGATTGTTCGTGTTGCACGTTCATAACCTGTGGTACAACCTTTACGATCCGGGCGGTCCATGGTGGCTGTTGAAAAATCTGCTGCGGGCGGCGATCGTGCGCGACGTGGAAGCGGGCGACAAATTTTTCGACTACCGGCAAATTCCCAATATGTTTTTGCATGTGTTCCGCCGGCGAGAATTGATTCGCGCCTTGCGGCAGGCCGGCTTTCGCATCCGCGAATTGATTCCGCTCGACCCGCAACGGCATCGAGCGCTCAGCCGGCCGTGGCTGTTGCCCGATTTGCGCGCGAACGGCTGGATCGTGGTTTGCGAATGATGGACCGCACATGATGGACGGCACCTCTTCGGACGATCCGGCTGCCGATTTCCGCCCGAGGGCGCCGTGGCGAAACCTGCGATTGCGGGCCGAATTGCTCCGCAAGGCGCGGCACTTTTTCGACGTGCGCGATTTTCTCGAAGTGGAAACGCCGCTCTTGTCGGTCGACGTCGTGGTCGATCGGCATTTGGATCCGCTCGGCGTCGTGCTGCCGGACGATCCGCGACGGCCGGAAGCCGGGCGACGGCTGTGGTTGCAAACATCCCCCGAATTCGCGATGAAGCGATTGCTGGCCACGCGAGGTGAACAGGCTCCCGGCGCGATCTTTCAAATCACGCGTGCCTTTCGCGGCGGCGAGACCGGGCCGCTGCACAACCCTGAATTTACGATCGTCGAATGGTATCGCGCCGGCGACGACATGGCGGCCGGCATGGCGCTCTTGTCTGATCTATGCGAGGCGCTGTTAGGCCGCGGGCCGGCGGAACGGATCAGCTACGCCGCGGCGTTCGAGAAATTTGTCGGTCTCGATCCGCACGCGGCGTCCTCGGCCGAGTGCCGCGCCGTCGCGGCGGATTGTGGGATCGCGGTTCCGGATTCGCTCGGCGACGACCGCGACGGCTGGCTCGATCTGTTGCTCACCGAGCGGATTCAAACGCATCTTGGACGGCCGCGTCCCACGATCCTCTTCGATTTCCCGGCGACACAAGCGGCGCTGGCGCGGATTCGCGCTCCCGATGCGGGATCGGGCAATCCGGCGGTCGGCGAACGGTTCGAACTCTATGTCGACGGCATCGAATTGGCCAATGGTTATCACGAACTATTAGACGCCGCCGAACTTCGCCGCCGTCAATCCACGGCCAACGCGCATCGCCGCGCCGATGGTCGCCCAGCTTTGCCCGAGACCAGCCGCTTGCTCGCGGCCATGGAAGCCGGCCTTCCGCCGGCGACCGGCGTTGCGCTTGGGTTCGACCGCTTGGCGATGATCGCC
It encodes:
- the epmA gene encoding EF-P lysine aminoacylase EpmA, encoding MDGTSSDDPAADFRPRAPWRNLRLRAELLRKARHFFDVRDFLEVETPLLSVDVVVDRHLDPLGVVLPDDPRRPEAGRRLWLQTSPEFAMKRLLATRGEQAPGAIFQITRAFRGGETGPLHNPEFTIVEWYRAGDDMAAGMALLSDLCEALLGRGPAERISYAAAFEKFVGLDPHAASSAECRAVAADCGIAVPDSLGDDRDGWLDLLLTERIQTHLGRPRPTILFDFPATQAALARIRAPDAGSGNPAVGERFELYVDGIELANGYHELLDAAELRRRQSTANAHRRADGRPALPETSRLLAAMEAGLPPATGVALGFDRLAMIAAGARDLREVIAFPIDRA
- the gap gene encoding type I glyceraldehyde-3-phosphate dehydrogenase, yielding MAIRVGINGFGRIGRLVFRILTARSDEFEVVGINDITDTRTLATLLKYDSTHRRFQGTVEHDDATVTVNGHKIRALKVRDPAELPWGELQADVVVESTGIFTARSKDGKAGYDSHLKGGAKKVVLSAPAKDGADLTCVLGVNDDKLTSAMKCISNASCTTNCLAPVAKVLHEKFGIDKGLMTTVHAYTNDQRVQDLPHADPYRARSAAQNIIPTTTGAASAVGLVIPDLKGRLTGISLRVPVPTGSVVDLTAVMKRPVTKEEVNAAIKSAAEGPLKGILAYTDDPIVSSDIIGDSHSSIFAGDWTQVLDGNMLKVISWYDNEWGYSCRTVDLIAKFAKV
- a CDS encoding methyltransferase domain-containing protein, whose product is MSETLDRRPSWQLPTGVSRGTWEYAHAEHIARDYDEYFAFNSLFQFDQEVLNRHFTRPGYVVDLGCGTGRALLPLLRRGFRGLAVDLSAEMLAVVGEKAEVEQLPVDRVMANLVDLDCLADGIADCCISMFSTLGMIRGRPNRGRALAHVRRVLKPGGLFVLHVHNLWYNLYDPGGPWWLLKNLLRAAIVRDVEAGDKFFDYRQIPNMFLHVFRRRELIRALRQAGFRIRELIPLDPQRHRALSRPWLLPDLRANGWIVVCE